In Humulus lupulus chromosome 7, drHumLupu1.1, whole genome shotgun sequence, the following are encoded in one genomic region:
- the LOC133791966 gene encoding exocyst complex component EXO70H1-like produces the protein MEMRKKNLTKCVDFLKNPCVCLEKIGAFLGFLEVFGQEMESFKKPQPKEKMRIHLFVEEFLPTTQHKDYDDDIRCPCLKCLNSRFHRVNTIEGHIFQWGFQESYQLWTFHGEVDKAVFDEVVEDNKDVDEMIDIVDNFILPTNTEETDETSPPSIQQRTWHYTGRLKEDGVLRHPINGAAWKDFDARHPEFTIDGRNVHLLLAADGFTPFGNMSLSYSMCPVVLTNYNLLPWLCMKEEYFMLTLLIPGPKSPRKDMDMKHNQDVMHVEKNVYDSLLGTLLDNDKYKGTNNARHDLKKMGCRKELWIYEDENKKLLKSHAPTELIFPVTFFVIMIDLVLHLPEEDHDSDDDGFINDDDDEGGASDEEELLEDISDDLNIIIVASSSDDNVTHSHDGDAGGDPPLDPTRIPSSCQPGESGSNSTPGRRKKNSSMSMRERTFQYLLHIHFSDSLMDEKVGVAQSVINKWESNDTVSLFNGDRQDARQYFNAVKDLQSAMQHFISQSSASAKLIRAQFLMETTMRRFQREFYHILSSNRQYLDPESVSSHSSRASTISSFSDFEEELRITTESISEVERVSMAAMADLRSIADCMISAGYAKECVKIYTTVRKHIIDEGLYRLGVEKMTVSQIQKMEWNVMELKIKSWLNAVKVSVKTLFYGERILCDHVFASSESIRESWFSEICGEGAALLFGFPEIVAKSKKSPEKMFRTLDLYEAITDLWPEISSIFSYKSTSAIRSLALTSLVRLGESVRTMLTDFESAILKDSSKKPVPAGGIHPLTRYVMNYISFLGDYSEVLSIIVSDWQLPVHSPLPESYFGSLNTDNEGSSLSCMSVRIGWLILVLLCKLDGKATLYKDVSLPYIFLANNLQYVIVKVQSSNLKLLLGEDWMAKHEAKVKQYVLNFERVGWNTVFSAIPEDPTADMTPEQAKEIFRKLIFSFQEAYCKQTTWVAPDPKLRYEIKASVANKIVPPYQAFYERHRSELMRLCGSDSVVRYTPENVDSFLSDLFFGVGSVESFPSSLTSSPS, from the exons TTCACTTGTTTGTTGAGGAGTTTTTACCAACAACACAACACAAAGACTATGACGATGATATTAGATGTCCATGTCTGAAATGCCTAAACTCAAGGTTCCATCGCGTGAATACGATAGAGGGACATATCTTTCAATGGGGTTTTCAAGAAAGTTATCAATTGTGGACTTTCCATGGGGAGGTGGACAAAGCTGTTTTTGATGAAGTAGTCGAGGATAataaagatgtagatgagatgaTCGACATCGTTGACAATTTCATCTTACCAACAAATACAGAGGAAACAGATGAGACAAGTC CTCCAAGCATACAACAAAGGACATGGCATTATACAGGGAGATTGAAAGAAGATGGGGTGCTGCGTCATCCTATTAATGGGGCTGCTTGGAAGGACTTCGATGCTAGACATCCAGAGTTTACAATAGATGGTAGAAATGTTCATTTACTCTTGGCTGCCGATGGGTTTactccatttggcaacatgagtcTATCGTACAGTATGTGTCCAGTGGTTTTGACCAATTATAATCTACTGCCATGGTTATGCATGAAGGAGGAGTATTTCATGTTAACTCTTCTAATTCCGGGGCCAAAATCACCtcgtaaggacatggat ATGAAACACAATCAGGATGTGATGCATGTCGAGAAGAATGTATATGACAGTCTCCTTGGAACATTGTTAGACAATGATAAGTATAAGGGCACTAAtaatgcaagacatgatttgaaGAAAATGGGATGTAGGAAAGAGTTGTGGATCTACGAAGATGAGAACAAAAAGCTATTGAAGTCGCATGCTCC GACGGAGTTGATTTTTCCTGTAACATTCTTTGTTATAATGATCGATTTGGTGTTGCATTTGCCTGAAGAAG ACCATGACAGTGACGATGACGGTTTTATtaacgatgatgatgatgaaggagGAGCAAGTGATGAGGAAGAACTGCTTGAAGACATTAGTGATGATTTGAATATCATTATTGTAGCTTCAAGTAgtgatgata ATGTCACACACTCTCATGATGGAGATGCAGGTGGTGATCCTCCCCTTGATCCTACTAGGATCCCTTCATCTTGTCAACCAG GCGAATCTGGAAGCAATTCCACACCCGGAAGGAGAAAGAAGAATTCATCAATGAGCATGCGAGAACGAACTTT TCAATATCTTCTCCACATTCATTTTTCCGACTCGTTAATGGACGAGAAAGTTGGAGTGGCTCAGTCCGTAATCAATAAATGGGAATCAAACGACACCGTTTCACTTTTTAACGGCGACCGTCAAGATGCCAGGCAGTACTTTAATGCCGTTAAGGATTTACAGTCGGCCATGCAGCATTTCATTTCTCAGAGTTCAGCGTCGGCGAAGCTCATCAGGGCACAGTTTCTGATGGAAACGACCATGAGAAGGTTCCAGAGAGAGTTTTACCATATCTTGTCCTCTAATCGCCAGTATTTGGATCCAGAATCGGTTTCGAGCCACTCGTCCCGGGCTTCCACCATTTCGAGCTTCTCGGACTTCGAAGAAGAGTTAAGAATCACCACTGAATCGATTTCAGAAGTGGAGCGGGTATCGATGGCGGCCATGGCGGATTTGAGGTCAATTGCGGATTGTATGATCTCGGCTGGTTATGCGAAGGAGTGTGTGAAGATTTACACGACAGTACGCAAGCATATTATTGACGAGGGATTGTACCGTCTCGGAGTGGAGAAGATGACCGTTTCTCAGATCCAGAAAATGGAATGGAATGTTATGGAGCTAAAAATCAAGAGCTGGCTCAACGCTGTGAAGGTCTCCGTGAAAACATTGTTCTACGGAGAGAGGATTCTTTGCGACCACGTCTTCGCCTCTTCGGAATCGATAAGAGAGTCATGGTTTTCCGAGATTTGTGGAGAAGGTGCCGCATTGCTGTTTGGTTTCCCAGAAATTGTAGCAAAATCCAAGAAATCTCCCGAGAAAATGTTTCGCACCTTGGATTTGTACGAAGCCATCACCGATCTATGGCCCGAGATCAGTTCCATCTTCTCCTATAAGTCAACCTCCGCCATCCGATCTCTGGCTTTGACCTCACTCGTCAGGTTAGGCGAATCAGTACGAACGATGCTGACTGATTTCGAATCGGCAATACTGAAGGATTCATCGAAGAAGCCGGTTCCCGCCGGTGGAATCCATCCGCTGACTCGTTACGTTATGAACTACATCTCATTCCTCGGCGATTATAGCGAGGTACTATCCATCATTGTCTCCGACTGGCAGTTGCCAGTTCACTCGCCGTTGCCGGAATCATACTTCGGGAGCTTGAACACTGATAACGAAGGCTCGTCATTGTCGTGCATGTCCGTACGGATCGGTTGGCTAATTTTAGTTCTTCTCTGCAAACTGGACGGGAAAGCCACGCTTTACAAGGATGTTTCTCTCCCGTATATATTTTTGGCAAACAATCTCCAGTACGTCATCGTAAAGGTCCAAAGCTCAAATCTAAAGCTTCTACTTGGGGAGGATTGGATGGCCAAGCACGAAGCCAAGGTGAAACAGTACGTGTTGAACTTCGAACGCGTGGGATGGAACACGGTGTTCTCAGCTATACCCGAAGATCCGACGGCTGATATGACGCCGGAGCAAGCTAAGGAGATCTTCAGGAAATTAATCTTCAGTTTCCAAGAAGCTTACTGTAAGCAGACAACGTGGGTTGCACCCGACCCAAAACTACGATACGAGATCAAAGCCTCGGTGGCGAATAAGATAGTGCCTCCCTACCAGGCATTCTACGAGAGGCATCGGAGCGAGTTAATGAGACTTTGTGGGTCCGATTCTGTGGTCAGATATACACCTGAGAATGTAGATAGTTTTCTGTCTGATCTTTTCTTTGGGGTTGGAAGCGTAGAGAGTTTTCCGTCATCTTTGACTTCATCGCCTTCTTAG